cccccgtgcttcaaggttggtgttcttcagcttgcaagcctcccccttttttctccaaacataacgatggtcattatggccaaacagttctatttttgtttcatcagaccagaggacatttcctcaAAAagaacaatctttgtccccatgtgcagttgcaaaccgtagtctggctttttttatggcggttttggagcagtggcctcttccttgctgagcagcctttcaggttatgtcgatataggactcgttttactgtggatatagatacttttgtacctgtttcctccagcatcttcacaaggtcctttgctgttgttctgggattgatttgcacttttcgcaccaaagtacgttcatctctaagagagagaacgcgtctccttcctgagcggtatgatggctgcgtggtcccatggtgtttatacttgcacactattgtttgtacagattaacgtggtatattcaggcgtttggaaattgcactcaaggatgaaccagacttgtggaggtctacaattttttttctgaggtcttggctgatttcttttgatttttccatgatgtcaaacaaagaggcactgagtttgaaggtaggccttgaaatacacacaggtacacctccaattgactgaaattatgccaattagcctatcagaatctcctaaggccatgacatcatttactagaattttctaagctgtttaaaggcacagtcaacttagtgtatgtaaacttctgacccactggaattgtgatacagtgaattataagtgaaataatctgtctgtaaacaattgttggaaaaataacttgtgccATGTACAGAGTAGATGTAAACGAGtttcaaaataaagttatttgtttctggccattttgagcctgtaatcRAACCCAGAAATGCTCATGCTCCAGGTACTCAACTAGTCTTTTGGCCAGTTTTActccttctttaatcagaacaaccgttttcagctgtgctaacataattgcaaaagggttttctaattatcaattagccttttaaaatgataaacctggattagctaacacaacgtgccattggaacacaagagtgatggttgctgatattgggcctctgtacgcctatgtagatattccataaaaaaatcagccgtttccagctacaatagtaatttacaacattaaaaatgtcaacactgtatttctgatcaatttgatgttattttaatggacaaaaaatatgcttttctttcaaaaaaatgacatttctaagtgaccccaaacttttgaatggtagtatatatatatatatatatatatatatatattttttttttacattggtgcAGATAAAAGAAGAAATTAAAAGGGTTGGAAGCCACTTTAGACAAATAAGATGAACTACAGAGCAAATGCCTGTCTGTTCCACACACTCAGCTCACCAATGCTTCTGTGCTGTGACCCACCAAAAGCTTTTGGAATTCTACTTTGACACAATGAATAAACAAAACTTGGTCTTTAACCACAACCGAAAACAAAATCAGCCACAACCCACCATTTGGTAAACAGTGGACTATTCCACATGTACTCCAAACTCACAGTCCTGAAAGAAACAACACTTCACTGAGGTACATACACATGCATGTATTTTCAGTTCCTTTATAACAACTTATAGAGGGGTAAATAACAATATGAATATGAACAattaaagaaaagaaaacaatgcACATTTCATAGTATAAAATTGCATAAATTATATGAAAGAAATAGACCAATAATTGCATGATTTCCCTAAATAAAAGGTATCAAAAAATAGAATTTATTGCCACATCAATATTATTCTAAAGTACACAGTAGTAGTAATATCAAAATTATTCATTCATCTTcgtaatattaattacagtacCATAGCTAGAGTAAAAACCTGTGTTTTATTTGTGTACAACCCACTattggcaaaaaaaaacacactgtttttccccaataataacttttttttatgtGATTCATTGATACAAAGCACATCAGAGGGAAAATATTCCTTCAGAAGCATTTGTGCYGGTTCTTTAGTGTGTTGTTTCTGTCCTGAAGGTTTTTCCTTGGACAGATAGTTACAGCCTGAGACCAGAACACCCCAGCAACCAGGAGATCCCATCTAAGACACCAGACAGAGACTCTGCTACTGTGTCCTGAACCTGGAAAGAGACATGGCCAAATATAAAGGGTATttcacacagacaagacagacacactacacagacagacagatagacagactcaCCATCCAGGGGTTGGGCAGCATGGGCAAGCAGAGTCTCTGAGCCATATCCACACAGGGGGTTCTAGTACTATTGGAGCTGGTGGTTCTGATCTGGTCTGGTTCCTCTCTGGACACACAGGACAGGACCAGGAGGGGTCTGGAGGATGAGCCTAAGGCAGGGTCCACCAACGCCTGGATCTGAGCCCACTCCACCTCCCCCTCATAACCTAATAGGAGACAGACACATCATGTGGTGACATTTTGACAGGGCAGTTGTAGAGATGTTGCCATAAACAGCTGCATAATTTCTAATGCACGGCATGACACATACAGTTGAGATTGGAATACAGAAAATCGTGATTACATTGTGTCACAAATAAAGAgtaagcatctgctaaatgaccaaaaagcCTGCAAGGAGACAAGGCCCTAGGGTTGCAGATGCAGGCGATAGTAATGGAATGGGGCTTTGGGCTCACTTTTCTCTGGCTCGGCAACAAGGCCCTAGGAACAGGAGCAAGTATGAGGAATGTAATGGAATCTTGCTATTACCTCTTCCTGGCTCTGCGTTGGCCACATAGATGAACCCATCCACCGCCTGACACACTTCCTGGACCTGAGGGGTGGGGCTAAAATGTGGGTGTCCTGATTGGTCCGTTCCCTCCTGGATGAAGAGTTTGTTGCTGACACTCTGCTGTTCCGTGCGGGCTCTCTCCCTCTCGGCCCTGTACACACAACCACAATGGGTAATggtagacatatacacacacgcatgcacatgaGCGCCATTGCAATACCTTGAATGGTAACACTACATCCCAAATCAGTCATAGGCGGACAATACTGATAACACTAACCTGTTGGTTGAGTAGAGAGTCAGAATGTTGAATTTGTGCTGGTTTTTGTACACGTAACTAATCCCAGATCCAATACCTGGAAAAAACATTGGTTTTGTTTAGTTGGTGAGCCCCCACCAAAAAACAAAGGCTTTAGGTGGGCcgcccaccacagcacagaacTTGGCAACTGCTTCTGGTTGGTCAGTACTAGTGCAGGATGGTTTTACTACGGTTCGCCATGTAATGTACCTAACTTACCTATTCAGCTGTTGAGATTATTGTAAGCAAATACAATTCAGGTAACACCAATATGGTGGATGTTTATTGTAACTGTGTCTATTTAGCTTTCGCCTGCAACAGAACGTCTCGAGGAGGTTCACCCTGTAAAAGGATGGATCAGAGAGGACAGTGGGTAACCCACCGTTGATCTGTCTCTGGGGTATCCCTGCTACAGGGAGCACGTCTGGGGTGTTCATGAGCGTGGTCACCATGGAGACATCCAGCTGTTCCATGCCGGGGCCAAACATGGCGTAGCGYGGCTCAGTGGTGGTGGGCACCAGCGACTGGAGGAAGGAGGTCACAACGCTGTATGGCGGCCTCTGGGGAAACCATTGCTGTCTGCAGGCTGGGTAGCCCTTTAGATAACTAAGAAGAGAGAGGCAATTGTTACTTAGGTAGGCA
This portion of the Salvelinus sp. IW2-2015 linkage group LG15, ASM291031v2, whole genome shotgun sequence genome encodes:
- the fbxo4 gene encoding F-box only protein 4 isoform X2: MTLLSPVDLCRLGATSSYWGAMVRDPLLWRYFLVRDMPKWPSINHVTMPRLEALHTPLRVGEMDEPGHDFMTDYLKGYPACRQQWFPQRPPYSVVTSFLQSLVPTTTEPRYAMFGPGMEQLDVSMVTTLMNTPDVLPVAGIPQRQINGIGSGISYVYKNQHKFNILTLYSTNRAERERARTEQQSVSNKLFIQEGTDQSGHPHFSPTPQVQEVCQAVDGFIYVANAEPGRGYEGEVEWAQIQALVDPALGSSSRPLLVLSCVSREEPDQIRTTSSNSTRTPCVDMAQRLCLPMLPNPWMVQDTVAESLSGVLDGISWLLGCSGLRL
- the fbxo4 gene encoding F-box only protein 4 isoform X1 codes for the protein MSGESQRDESIVIRSLRQFREKYFNARKNVNDQAHAAEVTSEDTSPCFLDCLPVDLQFLIMTLLSPVDLCRLGATSSYWGAMVRDPLLWRYFLVRDMPKWPSINHVTMPRLEALHTPLRVGEMDEPGHDFMTDYLKGYPACRQQWFPQRPPYSVVTSFLQSLVPTTTEPRYAMFGPGMEQLDVSMVTTLMNTPDVLPVAGIPQRQINGIGSGISYVYKNQHKFNILTLYSTNRAERERARTEQQSVSNKLFIQEGTDQSGHPHFSPTPQVQEVCQAVDGFIYVANAEPGRGYEGEVEWAQIQALVDPALGSSSRPLLVLSCVSREEPDQIRTTSSNSTRTPCVDMAQRLCLPMLPNPWMVQDTVAESLSGVLDGISWLLGCSGLRL